A DNA window from Bos indicus x Bos taurus breed Angus x Brahman F1 hybrid chromosome 16, Bos_hybrid_MaternalHap_v2.0, whole genome shotgun sequence contains the following coding sequences:
- the GABRD gene encoding gamma-aminobutyric acid receptor subunit delta: MDELAWLLPPLLLLCAQHRGARAMNDIGDYVGSNLEISWLPNLDGLIEGYARNFRPGIGGPAVNVALAIEVASIDHISEVNMEYTMTVFLHQSWRDSRLSYNHTNETLGLDSRFVDKLWLPDTFIVNAKSAWFHDVTVENKLIRLQPDGVILYSIRITSTVACDMDLAKYPMDEQECMLHLESYGYSSEDIVYYWSENQEQIHGLDKLQLAQFTITSYRFTTELMNFKSAGQFPRLSLHFHLRRNRGVYIIQSYMPSVLLVAMSWVSFWISQAAVPARVSLGITTVLTMTTLMVSARSSLPRASAIKALDVYFWICYVFVFAALVEYAFAHFNADYRKKQKAKAKAKVKVKEQRAEMDVKNAIVLFSLSAAGVTQELAVSRRPCRLPGNLMGSYRSVEVETGETKKQGSQGGLRGLLKPIDADTIDIYARAVFPAAFAAVNVIYWAAYTM, from the exons ATGGACGAGCTGGCCTGGCTGCTGCCCCCGCTCCTGCTGCTCTGCGCGCAGCACCGCGGCGCCAG GGCAATGAATGACATTGGCGACTATGTTGGCTCCAACCTGGAGATATCCTGGCTCCCCAACCTGGACGGCCTGATAGAAGGCTACGCTCGCAACTTTCGGCCCGGCATTGGAG GCCCCGCTGTGAACGTGGCGCTCGCCATCGAGGTGGCCAGCATTGACCACATCTCGGAGGTGAACATG GAGTACACCATGACAGTGTTCCTGCACCAGAGCTGGCGCGACAGCAGGCTGTCCTACAACCACACCAATGAGACCCTGGGCTTGGACAGCCGCTTCGTGGACAAGCTGTGGCTCCCGGACACCTTCATCGTGAACGCCAAGTCTGCCTGGTTCCACGATGTGACAGTGGAGAACAAGCTCATCCGGCTGCAGCCTGACGGGGTGATTCTCTACAGCATCCG AATCACGTCCACGGTGGCCTGCGACATGGACCTGGCCAAGTATCCCATGGATGAACAGGAGTGCATGCTGCACCTGGAGAGTT ACGGCTACTCATCCGAGGACATCGTCTACTACTGGTCCGAGAACCAGGAGCAGATCCACGGGCTGGACAAGCTGCAGCTGGCCCAGTTCACCATCACCAGCTACCGCTTCACCACAGAGCTGATGAACTTCAAGTCGG CCGGCCAGTTCCCCCGACTCAGCTTGCACTTCCACCTGCGGAGGAACCGCGGCGTCTACATCATCCAGTCCTACATGCCCTCCGTCCTCCTGGTCGCCATGTCCTGGGTCTCCTTCTGGATCAGCCAGGCAGCAGTGCCCGCCAGGGTGTCTCTAG GCATCACCACAGTGCTGACCATGACCACGCTGATGGTCAGTGCCCGCTCCTCCCTCCCACGGGCATCGGCCATCAAGGCATTGGATGTGTACTTCTGGATCTGCTATGTCTTTGTGTTCGCTGCCCTGGTGGAGTATGCCTTTGCCCACTTCAATGCTGACTACCGGAAGAAACAGAAGGCCAAGGCCAAGGCCAAGGTCAAGGTTAAGGAGCAGAGGGCTGAG ATGGACGTGAAGAATGCCATTGTGCTCTTCTCTCTCTCCGCTGCGGGCGTTACTCAGGAGCTAGCTGTGTCCCGCCGGCCATGCCGCTTGCCCGGGAACCTCATGGGCTCCTACAGGTCTGTGGAGGTGGAGACAGGGGAGACAAAGAAGCAGGGGAGCCAGGGGGGCCTCCGTGGGCTTCTCAAGCCCATCGACGCGGACACCATTGACATCTATGCCCGTGCTGTGTTCCCTGCGGCCTTTGCCGCCGTCAACGTCATCTACTGGGCCGCATACACCATGTGA